One Plasmodium relictum strain SGS1 genome assembly, chromosome: 2 genomic region harbors:
- a CDS encoding DNA binding protein, putative has translation MFRSVNKFYKSSNRYYSNKISDYFNPLKFTGIVIYVNRENIAKYEKNIIKYLKTDIIGFDTEFVIDINNSNTKFINNTEKNNSLINKISERNILNNLKEPNKLLEKKYSNNLTITYKNNKNVNKINVFKKKKNSENINKENKKLCLIQLSSNDICFVFNINKLKGKIPLSVKEILENDKIIKVCHDIKNDKDMFLSNNIEIKNVFDLYNYSIENFIYPPSLQSLVKIYLKKFLDKNLRLSNWLSDNLIEDQILYAALDAYASREIYMILKSQNKIDISKFININIENDSVDMKRNALDATNVNENKNCIKTNKGEIKINNENMNDDNKNRKMKSKELISNDDDSNEKKKETKKGYEYVEKNKSNIINNLKNEINMKCSKLNNITFFEEMVFSNNSYKNVLYLKHIEKNNYLIKLSSFNYDDEINCCKLILNYIDNKML, from the coding sequence atgttcagAAGTGTAAACAAATTTTACAAAAGCTCAAATCGTTATTACAGCAATAAAATTAGTGACTATTTTAATCCTTTGAAGTTTACAGGAATTGTAATTTATGTTAATCGAGAAAATATTGcgaaatatgaaaaaaatatcataaaatatttgaaaacTGATATTATTGGATTTGATACCGAATTTGTtattgatataaataattctaaCACAaagtttataaataatactgaaaaaaataattctttaattaataaaatatctgAAAGaaacattttaaataatttaaaagaacctaataaattattagaaaaaaaatattctaataatttaactattacatataaaaataataaaaatgtcaataaaataaatgtctttaaaaaaaaaaaaaatagtgaaaatataaataaggaaaataaaaagttatgTTTAATTCAATTAAGTTCTAACGATATTTGctttgtttttaatattaataaattaaaaggaaaaataccTCTTTCTGTTAAAGAAATTcttgaaaatgataaaataataaaagtttgTCATGACATTAAAAATGACAAAGATATGTTTCTATCtaataatattgaaataaaaaatgtttttgaCTTATATAACTATTctatagaaaattttatttatccaCCTTCTCTGCAATCTTtagttaaaatatatttaaaaaagtttcTTGACAAAAATCTTAGGTTATCAAATTGGTTAAGTGATAATCTTATTGAAGATCAAATTCTTTATGCTGCACTTGATGCATATGCTTCTagagaaatatatatgattttaaAAAGTCAAAATAAGATTGATATatctaaatttattaatataaatatcgAAAATGATTCAGTTGATATGAAAAGGAATGCATTGGATGCAACTAatgttaatgaaaataagaatTGTATTAAGACAAATAAgggagaaataaaaataaataatgaaaatatgaaTGATGATAACAAGAATCGTAAAATGAAAAGTAAAGAGTTAATCTCAAATGATGATGAttctaatgaaaaaaagaaagaaacaaaaaaaggtTATGAATATGTGGAAAAGAATAAGTCAAacataattaataatttgaaaaatgaaataaatatgaagtgttctaaattaaataatattactttttttgaagaaatggttttttctaataattccTATAAGAATGTTTTGTATTTAAaacatatagaaaaaaataattatttaattaagcTTTCCTCTTTTAATTATGACGATGAAATAAATTGCtgtaaattaattttaaattatattgatAACAAAATGTTGTAA
- the CAP gene encoding cyclase-associated protein, putative produces MDIFSCCTEVRIAKDNFHIKKLDEKKLNNGKKINKEKHNNNYVNEKTNNEKKKKANNKSKDKESNYSKNNKSKYKKSKLKKKKRNFSKNQENTMAPKSMLELKDNQWDVSNYKNSGTVKLSEVEFNNAVNIFDCENTTFVIEKDKFKSLQIQKCVKCNIVLNNLISSIEIIDSKKIKIQVLGKCSSITIDKCIGIDIYLSKENNETEFTTALSAEMNVHLENEDDWKEITIPEQFQHQLENGKLNTRVSDLYKF; encoded by the exons atggatatTTTTTCATGTTGCACTGAAGTTCGTATAGCAAAAGATAACtttcatattaaaaaattggatgaaaaaaaactaaataatggtaagaaaataaataaagaaaaacataacaataattatgtaaacgaaaaaactaataatgaaaaaaaaaaaaaagcaaataataaatcaaaagaTAAAGAATCTAACtattctaaaaataataaatcaaaatataaaaagagtaaattaaaaaaaaagaaaagaaatttcTCCAAAAATCAGGAAAATACAATGGCTCCAAAatcaa TGCTAGAACTGAAAGATAATCAATGGGATGTTTCTAATTACAAGAATTCAGGGACTGTTAAGTTAAGTGAAGTGGAGTTTAATAATGCTGTTAATATATTTGACTGTGAAAATACCACATTTGTGatagaaaaagataaatttaaGTCATTGCAAATTCAGAAATGTGTAAAATGCAATAtagttttaaataatttaatatctTCTATTGAAATAATCgattctaaaaaaataaaaattcaagtTCTCGGAAAATGTTCGTCTATCACTATAGATAAATGCATAGGAATAGATATTTATTtatcaaaagaaaataatgaaacaGAGTTTACAACAGCATTATCAGCTGAAATGAATGTTCACttagaaaatgaagatgaCTGGAAAGAAATTACAATTCCTGAACAATTTCAGCATCAATTAGAAAACGGAAAACTTAATACAAGAGTTTCGGATTTATATAAGttttaa
- a CDS encoding asparagine-rich antigen, putative, protein MDTVKPKKIKNIKNKEESYSISNVENAENCMKINKGKNHKSTNNNYKSLLRENQTKLTNNSNYNNYSYNFTNNGNYNENKMYNNQNMNNKYYKMYCNENNYEYLGKVNNFKNNKCYNGDYIKYSKKNNNYNSSSNCSAFNTLEKNFTSKELTESSKKSQNNVVANELYNVKECNNNEIKTNNNTSRNDKKVISRNNKRLSMELVISKNNTNDSYIKDDTISNSIQDDFLSKNRKKNYFRNYNNYKNNSQYFNNSLNNKNSSYFNFSCCNYNNNNNAKGNNSFNYKNSNVINNCHNYSNSFNINSNDNLIKSENINYNKKINKMNNESINNENNNNNSYVKKNNNNNTNFSNNDNNSYINNDEDNTNINYVDINNSNNDTINSNDNDINNNNYNSYCNDINYNYDSSYNNNNNDFNSTNKHSIYDLSNNDKSINENMELNINYNKINIKYEQTPICKKSTNNIEKGIDNMNRDAIKENFDKKLDENKGSDKNNDMHNQKLVNYYKNNNHKTIKNNNNYNNMKNEKRNNINQHNNINCNSMSNHQSFLHTNHGENKITKETYSLNTFNKNDISKKGAFNNYYSIQNSNYKYSKKKFFRHNNMNDDFKRSHIFRDYKIKRNTGDNLKENKEQGRECNINEIKSKEKIKSNINTMNDDKVENCEVILNNDKIKNCNMKSYDNIQYDKNLDCEETKNDDNIKFCENFKNFNENVNIRKNISNNYNNIYNVENNFIKDNNLNNNNLNDNYTRNNSDYDANNYFFNDSCNLNLNKNNICSKNNDSSNSNKKNIKYQTKNEKDITNLKINSFKNKRKISINSNYNEDNTNNQNNETFLCQMYDINNADTQIPISSSSTNKLVSDMKKKVTQCELVERVDNNNKNVTFPSNSTIRSYKENYNCDKYSLMLAPDYSVGNYNKSLSSSDNLKNESNLSNEKKNKNMKPIKINSKGKMNPDKKNKNVIDNKELKDYISHSEKKKKKKSQKVIHNHYRSKSENMHYKKNNFKDLEISMIKPHMLKFEQTINMEGFRKILKKILINDEKDSLDYYVNSNKSLYVNKKDNYYCSQNIHTHIVSENKLKKNSHINEVCDNEEDEHILNDKEKNLEKNINSLENYDINLLSKDNTFHLNKNAKLKNKTDEINMACYNYHDSDSMYNADYNMKAENTFLCIFKQKLFPINAFNRKIKCCSQKRSNTNFDKSHSKIKNNSNILKVNKCPSIVNNSNNYNHIINDINKNKYIYTNNNDKLYAYRDNSNKSLNSRTENNDLKHNINKVSNNGNLKLETRNYLYHDNNLTYKKYGNVYDKNIIHSYNEKNLCKNMPYLNRNYPNNDFYMFDHDNSNYMNTNIHYNDTNMNKTYTPNYSLYNNNETYNWRNNNYYNNYCNSDDICSTINANSKHYYINDVNGSIINASNFNINQITCNGNYNNDNAKINYNDINNHKNININSNYFNMNSASNNKSNNSKKYLYYIKRNGYNGSSYYLNDGKITNICNNSNGKKKKRKNLFPNNYVNYYNNYHYKQMYYKNNNFNSINNYNIPHYNNENYEEKRKYINFNSSSNIQKQKINKKYITGNIIYSTNSENELIFKNNNEDIEKKDDDIYKIHNRKDNIIKKDKASLALVKSNPSEILKSDSEKKEKYNEKNEKETNDIKEKKKNELLDDSIENEEKKENKNQIQLKKKDQRNEEEYKGNKKEGNNKFTKNEKEKEIKRKKKKDSNDYFLKKEIVNLDEYTNKKDKNKLKNDKDERKKKKKNFDNDNSMNISNNDKSSKNKKKKVISNAGNEENFLNKEVEHLYKINHQGEENNELKNENVRKNYDIEINNITQNQLNFQKIQKNNKNYLAYEKMNDEINLDKNDSKKSIKKNNKIYSNDFYSNANIKNFIKNKDDNISKKNDINVNSNIKREYDIDYGHINNNDIYKDNEKDNNNYNYNYNRKVFKNNYYAYNNKIVCNSHNSNNKNDLTNSNNDYILFSNETYTNNSITNDKFYVYPQTNMHSNNTKNENYYNSYEYDKANNYNKNNYSKNNFDKNI, encoded by the coding sequence atGGATACTGTTaaaccaaaaaaaattaagaatattaaaaataaggaGGAATCTTATAGTATAAGTAATGTTGAAAATGCAGAAAATTgcatgaaaataaataaaggaaaaaatcACAAAAgtactaataataattataaatccTTATTAAGAGAAAATCAGACGAAATTAACAAATAATTcaaactataataattattcatataattttacaaataatgggaattataatgaaaataaaatgtataataatcaaaatatgaataataaatattataaaatgtaTTGTAATGAGAATAATTATGAGTATTTAGGGAAAGTTAacaatttcaaaaataataaatgctATAATGgagattatataaaatacagcaaaaaaaataataactaTAATAGTTCTAGTAATTGTAGTGCATTTAATACACTTGAAAAGAATTTTACTTCAAAAGAACTTACTGAATCATCAAAAAAAAGTCAAAATAATGTAGTGGCAAATGAATTATACAATGTTAAGGAGTGTAACaacaatgaaataaaaacaaataataacACAAGtagaaatgataaaaaagtaattagTAGAAACAATAAAAGATTATCTATGGAATTAgtaatatcaaaaaataacACAAATGATAGTTATATAAAAGATGATACGATTTCAAATAGCATTCAAGACgattttttatcaaaaaataggaaaaaaaaCTACTTTCGCAATTACAATAACTATAAAAACAATTCACAATATTTTAACAATTcattgaataataaaaactctAGTTATTTTAACTTTAGTTGTTGTAACTACAATAACAACAATAATGCTAAGGGAAATAATAGCTTCAACTACAAAAATAGCAATGTTATTAATAACTGTCATAATTATagtaattcttttaatataaacTCTAATGATAATCTAATTAAAAGTGAAAATATCAAttacaacaaaaaaataaataaaatgaataatgaaagtataaataatgaaaacaataataataacagttatgttaaaaagaataacaataataacaCGAATTTTAGTAATAATGACAATAATAGctatattaataatgatgAAGATAATACCAATATTAACTATGTGGACATTAATAATAGCAACAATGATACTATTAATAGTAATGAcaatgatattaataataataattataatagttattgtaatgatattaattataattatgatTCTTcgtataataataataataatgactTTAATAGTACAAATAAGCATAGCATATACGATCTtagtaataatgataaaagtaTTAACGAGAATATGGAACTAaacataaattataataagataaacataaaatatgAACAAACTCCAATATGCAAAAAAAGTacaaataatatagaaaaaggtATTGATAACATGAATAGAGATGccataaaagaaaattttgataaaaaattagatgaAAACAAAGGtagtgataaaaataatgatatgcATAATCAGAAATTAGTTAACtactataaaaataataatcacAAAACtattaagaataataataattataataatatgaaaaatgaaaagcGTAATAACATAAATCaacataataatataaattgtaATTCTATGAGTAATCATCAAAGTTTTCTTCATACAAATCATGGAGAAAATAAGATTACAAAAGAAACTTATTCACTGAAcacatttaataaaaatgatatcaGTAAGAAGGGAGcgtttaataattattatagtaTACAAAATTCAAATTacaaatattcaaaaaaaaagttttttaggcataataatatgaatgatGACTTCAAAAGAAGTCATATATTTAGGGACTACAAAATTAAACGAAACACAGGTGATAATTTAAAGGAAAATAAGGAACAAGGAAGGGAGTGTAATATAAATGAGATAAAAAgtaaggaaaaaataaaaagtaatattaaCACAATGAATGATGATAAGGTAGAAAATTGTGAagttatattaaataatgataaaattaaaaattgtaatatGAAAAGTTATGACAATATacaatatgataaaaatttagattgtgaagaaacaaaaaatgatgataacataaaattttgtgagaattttaaaaattttaatgaaaacgtaaatataagaaaaaatatatcaaataatTATAACAACATATACAATGTAGAaaacaattttattaaagaCAATAAtcttaataataacaatttaaatgataattataCAAGAAATAATTCAGATTATGACgcaaataattatttttttaatgattctTGTAATCTCaatctaaataaaaataatatatgtagCAAGAATAATGATTCTTCTAATTCTAAcaaaaagaatattaaatatCAAACAAAAAATGAGAAAGATATCACAAATcttaaaattaattcatttaaaaataaaagaaaaataagcATTAATTCAAATTACAATGAagataatacaaataatcaaaataatGAAACTTTTTTATGCCAAATGtatgatattaataatgCAGACACTCAAATTCCAATCTCGTCTAGTTCAACAAATAAACTAGTTTCTgacatgaaaaaaaaagttactCAATGTGAATTAGTAGAAAGAgttgataataataacaaaaatgtaACATTTCCTTCAAATAGCACAATTCGGagttataaagaaaattataactGTGATAAATATTCGCTTATGCTAGCACCTGACTATTCTGTAggtaattataataaaagctTAAGTTCAAGTGAtaacttaaaaaatgaatcaaATCTaagtaatgaaaaaaaaaataaaaatatgaagccaattaaaattaattcaaaGGGAAAAATGAATccagataaaaaaaataaaaatgtaatagacaataaagaattaaaagatTATATATCACatagtgaaaaaaaaaaaaaaaaaaaaagtcaaaAAGTGATTCATAATCATTATAGATCTAAATCAGAAAATAtgcattataaaaaaaataattttaaggaTCTTGAAATCTCTATGATAAAGCCGCATATGCTGAAATTCGAACAAACAATAAATATGGAAGGTTTtcgaaaaatattaaaaaaaattttaattaacgATGAAAAAGATTCATTAGATTATTATGTTAACTCAAATAAATCTCTGTATGTTAATAAGAAAGACAACTATTATTGTAGTCAAAATATTCACACACATATAGTTAGTGaaaataaactaaaaaaGAACTCACATATTAATGAAGTCTGTGATAATGAAGAGGATGAACATATACTAAATGAcaaggaaaaaaatttagaaaaaaatataaattctttAGAAAACTatgatattaatttattgaGCAAAGATAATACTTtccatttaaataaaaatgcaaaattaaaaaataaaactgaTGAAATTAATATGGCCTGTTACAATTATCATGATAGTGATTCTATGTATAATGCTGATTATAACATGAAAGCAGAGAACACTTTTCTTTGCATATTCAAGCAAAAATTATTTCCTATTAATGCTTtcaatagaaaaataaaatgttgtTCACAAAAGCGATCTAATACTAATTTTGATAAGTCTCattctaaaataaaaaacaattcAAATATATTGAAAGTAAATAAATGCCCAAGTATTGTTAATAACAGCAATAACTATAACCATATtattaatgatataaataagaataaatacatatatactAATAACAATGATAAGCTTTATGCATATAGAGATAATTCTAATAAATCATTGAATAGTAGAACGGAGAATAATGATCTAAaacataatataaataaagtgTCAAATAATGGTAATTTGAAATTAGAAACAcgaaattatttatatcatgataataatttaacgtataaaaaatatggaaatgtttatgataaaaatataattcacAGTTATAACGAAAAAAACTTGTGCAAAAATATGCCTTACTTGAATCGAAACTATCCTAATAAtgatttttatatgtttGATCATGATAATTCGAATTATATGAATACAAATATTCATTATAACGACactaatatgaataaaacgTATACGCCAAATTACTCCCTTTACAACAATAATGAAACATATAATTGGAggaataataattattataataattattgtaACAGTGATGATATATGCTCAACTATAAATGCTAACTCAAaacattattatataaatgatgtCAATGGCAGTATTATTAATGCTTCTAATTTCaatataaatcaaataaCATGTAATggaaattataataatgataacgCAAAGattaattataatgatatcaataatcataaaaatataaatattaatagcAATTATTTTAACATGAATTCAGCAAGTAACAATAAAAGCAACAATAGCAAAAAATACTTATATTATATCAAGAGAAATGGGTATAATGGAAGtagttattatttaaatgatggaaaaattacaaatatttgtaataatagtaacggtaaaaaaaaaaaaagaaaaaatttatttccaAATAATTATGTAAACTATTACAATAATTACCATTACAAACAaatgtattataaaaataataattttaacagtataaataattataatatccctcattataataatgaaaattacgaagaaaaaagaaaatatataaattttaattcttcGTCAAATATacagaaacaaaaaataaataaaaaatatataactgGTAACATTATATACAGTACAAATTcagaaaatgaattaatctttaaaaataataatgaagatatagaaaaaaaagatgatgaTATTTACAAAATACACAATAGAAAAGataacataataaaaaaggataaaGCTAGTTTAGCTTTAGTAAAGTCTAATCCTAGTGAAATTCTCAAAAGTGATTCtgagaaaaaggaaaaatataatgaaaaaaatgaaaaagaaacaaatgatattaaggaaaaaaagaaaaatgaattacTAGATGATTCgatagaaaatgaagaaaaaaaagaaaataaaaaccaaatccaattaaaaaaaaaagatcaaAGAAATGAAGAGGAATATAAAggtaataaaaaagaaggaaATAATAAGTTTACAAAAAacgaaaaagaaaaagaaattaagagaaagaaaaaaaaggattcAAATgattattttcttaaaaaagaaatagtaaATCTGGATGAATATACTAacaaaaaagataaaaataagttaaaaaatgataaggatgaaaggaaaaaaaaaaaaaagaattttgaTAATGACAACTCTATGAATATTTCAAATAACGATAAAAGttcaaaaaacaaaaaaaaaaaagttatttccAATGCAggaaatgaagaaaattttttaaacaaaGAGGTTGAACATTTATACAAAATTAATCATCAAggtgaagaaaataatgaattaaaaaatgaaaatgtaaGAAAGAATTATgatatagaaataaataatataacgcaaaatcaattaaattttcaaaaaatacagaaaaataataaaaattatttagcttatgaaaaaatgaatgatgaaataaatttagataaaaatgattCCAAAAAaagcattaaaaaaaataacaaaatatatagtaATGACTTTTATTCTAACGccaatattaaaaattttataaaaaataaagatgataatatttcaaaaaaaaatgatattaatgTTAACtctaatataaaaagagaatatGATATAGATTATGGTCacattaataataatgatatatataaagacaatgaaaaagataataataattataattataattataatagaaaagtttttaagaataattattatgcatataataataaaatagtatGTAATTCacataatagtaataataaaaacgatttaacaaatagtaataatgattatattttattcagTAATGAAACATATACAAATAATTCTATTACAAATGATAAATTCTATGTTTATCCTCAAACTAATATGCACTCAAACAATACTAAAAACgagaattattataattcttATGAATATGATAAAgctaataattataataaaaataactacagtaaaaataatttcgataaaaatatttaa